ACTACCTGGGCAATCTCCGCGGGTGCAAGCAAGGTGCACGCATCGAGTTCCTTTACCATTGTGTCCGCTACCGGCACTTCGGCACCGACCTGCTGACCAACAAGCATCAGCTTTCCAAGCGCCACGGTCATAATCAACAATCTGGTTTCCATACCTGCTCCAACGGGTTGTAGGCACGCTATTCTAGCAATTCAAAGAAAACATTGGCGAACAACCGGCCACCTACCACGATTGAAAACGGCCCGGCAATGGTGTGCTCAATAACCGGCTGTGCGCCGTTGCAAATGTATGCCAGCCGGTGTTCTGCACACCGGCAGCAAGCATGGCGCACCTCTTACGTTTTCGCTGCCTTGATCACCATGATTTTCATCAGCACGAAGCCCGCGAAGGCTATTACCGAGAAAACACCCAGTACCGGCCCGATGGTGGCAGCGGGCATATACCGGCCGTAAAGAAGATACAGACCTGCAACCAGGCCGGCCGTTCCAAGCTGATGCAACAGGAATTGCGTTTTCGCCATTTTTGCCGTGTTTCCGGGTAACCACAGTTTGTGCACGGCGGCGTAGAAAAACGACACTACGAAGCCGAGCAGCATAATGTGTGTATGCGTCACCATCTGACCATGGTTCTCGCTCGCTGCCATGTAAATACCCAGAATAAGCCCCAGAATTCCGTAACCCATGGCCGT
The DNA window shown above is from Woeseia oceani and carries:
- a CDS encoding TonB-dependent receptor, whose amino-acid sequence is MDRKFLMTAMGYGILGLILGIYMAASENHGQMVTHTHIMLLGFVVSFFYAAVHKLWLPGNTAKMAKTQFLLHQLGTAGLVAGLYLLYGRYMPAATIGPVLGVFSVIAFAGFVLMKIMVIKAAKT